The Scleropages formosus chromosome 11, fSclFor1.1, whole genome shotgun sequence genome window below encodes:
- the psmd7 gene encoding 26S proteasome non-ATPase regulatory subunit 7, whose translation MPELAVEKVVVHPLVLLSVVDHFNRIGKVGSQKRVVGVLLGSWQKKVLDVSNSFAVPFDEDDKDDSVWFLDHDYLENMYGMFKKVNARERIVGWYHTGPKLRKNDIAINELMKQYCSNSVLVIIDVKPKDLGLPTEAYISVEEVHDDGTPTSKTFEHVTSEIGAEEAEEVGVEHLLRDIKDTTVGTLSQRITNQVHGLKGLNSKLLDIKSYLDKVATGKLPINHQIIYQLQDVFNLLPDVNLQEFVKAFYLKTNDQMLVVYLASLIRSVVALHNLINNKISNRDAEKKEGQEKEDSKKEKKEDKDKEKGDVSAKKDDKKEKK comes from the exons ATGCCGGAGCTAGCAGTCGAGAAGGTCGTCGTCCATCCCTTGGTGCTGTTAAGCGTGGTGGATCATTTTAACAG AATAGGGAAAGTTGGCAGTCAGAAGCGCGTGGTGGGTGTGTTGCTTGGCTCATGGCAAAAGAAAGTCCTTGATGTGTCAAACAGTTTTGCAG tgcCATTCGATGAGGATGATAAAGATGATTCTGTGTGGTTTTTGGACCATGATTACTTGGAGAATATGTATGGAATGTTCAAGAAAGTGAACG ccagaGAGAGAATAGTGGGCTGGTACCATACAGGTCCAAAGTTACGCAAAAATGATATCGCCATCAATGAACTCATGAAACAGTACTGTTCCAATTCA GTGCTGGTCATCATTGATGTAAAgccaaaggacctgggtttgccCACTGAAGCCTATATATCTGTGGAAGAAGTGCATGAT GATGGAACTCCCACATCGAAGACTTTTGAACATGTGACCAGTGAGATTGGAGCGGAGGAGGCAGAGGAAGTCGGTGTAGAGCATTTACTCAG AGACATCAAAGACACAACCGTGGGAACTTTGTCACAGCGCATTACCAACCAAGTCCATGGGTTAAAAGGGCTCAACTCAAAGCTCCTGGACATCAAGAGCTATCTGGATAAAGTGGCTACTGGCAAACTGCCTATCAACCACCAGATTATCTACCAGCTGCAGGATGTTTTCAACCTGCTACCTGATGTTAACCTGCAGGAGTTTGTCAAGGCATTCTACCTCAAGACCAATGATCAAATGTTAGTGGTGTATCTGGCCTCCCTCATTCGCTCTGTAGTGGCCCTCCACAatcttattaataataagatCTCCAATCGTGATGCTGAGAAGAAAGAGGGTCAGGAGAAGGAAGACagcaaaaaagagaagaaagaagataAAGATAAAGAGAAGGGTGATGTTTCAGCCAAGAAAGATgacaagaaggagaagaaatga